In Leptospirillum ferriphilum, a genomic segment contains:
- a CDS encoding RNA-guided endonuclease InsQ/TnpB family protein, with product MIPIDNRFQQLSPCARIGDLGVYAGEECALLSVGGLTRVKFKFRTNYMKIAVNLKLKPTEEQAKILFETLEACNCLCNAFSRHAFETKNFNQFSLHKAKYHETRESSQLSSQMVVRCIAKVSDSYRADRTTVHTFRKWAAQPYDDRIFSFKEGDQVSFWTLAGRMKVPFVCGEPQRKYLRFRKGEVDLVYSKRSKKWFVNLVCDIPEQEPEFSEKVLGVDFGIVNIATDSEGEVFSGTPIENKRLWYPERRKRLQKKKTKAAKRRLKKLSGKQARFQTWVNHNISKHLVSKAKRTRSGIAIEDLSGIRDGVTARKGQRSRLHNWSFGQLRSFVSYKSRMEGVELFVVDPRDTSRTCPECGCVDKKNRKSQDRFSCIACDYSALSDYVAARNIAKVAVNRPEFSARRKAG from the coding sequence GTGATCCCAATCGACAACAGATTTCAGCAACTCTCTCCCTGTGCGCGCATTGGAGACCTCGGCGTTTACGCCGGGGAGGAATGCGCTCTCCTTTCTGTTGGAGGGTTGACAAGGGTTAAATTCAAGTTTAGAACAAATTATATGAAAATAGCAGTCAATCTGAAACTGAAGCCGACCGAAGAACAGGCGAAGATTCTCTTCGAGACGCTGGAAGCCTGTAATTGTCTTTGCAATGCGTTTTCCCGCCATGCGTTCGAGACGAAAAATTTCAATCAGTTTTCGCTCCATAAAGCCAAATACCACGAAACAAGGGAGTCTTCCCAACTTTCCTCCCAGATGGTCGTCCGTTGCATTGCCAAGGTTTCCGATTCCTACCGGGCAGATCGCACCACCGTCCATACGTTCCGCAAATGGGCGGCACAGCCTTACGACGACCGGATCTTTTCCTTCAAGGAAGGGGATCAGGTCAGCTTCTGGACTTTGGCCGGCCGCATGAAGGTCCCCTTCGTGTGCGGAGAGCCTCAACGGAAATATCTCCGTTTCCGAAAAGGGGAAGTCGATCTTGTCTACAGCAAGCGCAGCAAAAAATGGTTTGTCAATCTTGTCTGCGACATTCCGGAACAAGAACCGGAGTTTTCGGAAAAAGTCCTGGGTGTCGATTTCGGCATCGTCAACATCGCCACCGACTCCGAAGGGGAAGTCTTCTCCGGAACTCCGATAGAAAACAAACGTCTTTGGTATCCGGAGAGGCGAAAACGCCTTCAGAAGAAAAAGACGAAGGCGGCCAAGCGGAGACTGAAAAAACTCTCCGGGAAACAAGCCCGTTTTCAAACATGGGTGAATCACAACATTTCCAAACACCTTGTTTCGAAGGCCAAACGCACGCGATCCGGAATCGCCATCGAAGATCTCTCCGGCATCCGGGACGGGGTTACGGCCAGGAAAGGCCAACGAAGCAGGTTGCACAACTGGTCCTTCGGTCAACTCCGCTCCTTTGTGTCCTACAAGTCCCGGATGGAAGGCGTCGAACTTTTTGTCGTCGATCCCCGGGACACGTCCCGGACGTGTCCGGAATGCGGCTGTGTGGACAAAAAGAACCGGAAGTCTCAAGATCGTTTCTCCTGTATCGCCTGCGATTATTCCGCCCTCTCGGACTATGTCGCCGCCCGAAACATCGCAAAGGTCGCCGTAAACCGGCCTGAGTTCTCAGCCCGCCGCAAGGCGGGTTAG
- a CDS encoding PD-(D/E)XK nuclease family protein: protein MVNTFSLSISQMDKFQSCPRAYWFSRYGSWGGWMENAPERTKEIYRLKNLTGVYLWTGNRVHEAIQDILSGFQKTGHWPEEDVVIKDFLDKLRKDYRQSATATPGSPFQKGTVRLIEHDDPYRAIDASMWKSVTDRAIFCVRGFFSSAALKEIRSAVEEEGPEAIVRKDDVLETLPIQVDARTIPVYVTIDMLLKKDNHYLVVDWKTGKPKDENHDRQTALYAAFVVKKFETKPENVSFALSYLAFTPGILDKTHTDEKRIERVFGEVRDSARSILSCIDDPDEGVAREDRFKAKPSRWKCAGCEYRRVCPDAMLVS from the coding sequence GTGGTAAATACATTTTCCCTCTCAATCTCGCAGATGGACAAGTTTCAGTCGTGCCCAAGAGCCTATTGGTTTAGCCGGTATGGTTCCTGGGGAGGATGGATGGAAAACGCTCCGGAACGGACAAAAGAGATTTACAGACTGAAAAATCTGACGGGGGTTTATTTGTGGACTGGAAACAGGGTTCATGAAGCAATCCAGGACATTCTCTCGGGTTTTCAGAAAACAGGACATTGGCCGGAAGAAGACGTGGTCATCAAAGATTTTCTCGACAAACTTCGGAAAGATTATAGGCAATCTGCGACCGCGACGCCTGGAAGTCCTTTCCAGAAAGGCACGGTTCGTCTGATAGAACACGATGACCCATATCGAGCAATCGATGCATCTATGTGGAAGAGCGTGACGGATCGGGCCATTTTTTGCGTTCGTGGTTTCTTTTCGTCCGCCGCATTGAAGGAGATCAGATCCGCTGTCGAAGAAGAAGGACCAGAAGCGATTGTGCGGAAAGACGATGTTCTGGAAACGCTTCCGATTCAGGTCGATGCCAGGACAATCCCTGTGTACGTCACGATAGACATGCTATTAAAAAAGGACAACCATTATCTGGTCGTAGACTGGAAAACAGGAAAACCGAAAGACGAGAACCACGATAGACAAACGGCCTTGTATGCGGCGTTTGTGGTGAAAAAGTTCGAAACAAAACCTGAGAACGTGAGCTTCGCACTTTCCTATCTGGCGTTTACACCAGGAATTCTGGACAAGACGCATACCGACGAAAAGCGTATAGAACGTGTTTTTGGAGAGGTGAGGGACTCAGCCAGGTCTATTCTGTCGTGTATAGATGATCCGGACGAAGGTGTGGCCAGGGAAGACAGGTTTAAGGCAAAGCCATCAAGGTGGAAGTGCGCAGGCTGTGAGTACCGTCGGGTATGTCCGGACGCCATGTTGGTTTCTTGA
- the trbD gene encoding conjugal transfer protein TrbD yields MGIQDELPFTTIHRSLVRPLLVMECEREPMMYVALISLLIFVSGQLRLWYIVSSLVFFLVSLAFLRAIAKADPFMYRVFVRHIRLKRYYPAIPQIWSGEKKIIYIAPWSGQ; encoded by the coding sequence ATGGGAATACAGGATGAGTTGCCGTTCACGACGATCCACCGGAGCCTCGTTCGTCCGCTTCTGGTGATGGAGTGCGAGAGAGAGCCGATGATGTATGTCGCATTGATCTCTCTCCTGATTTTCGTTTCCGGACAGCTTCGCCTCTGGTACATCGTTTCCAGTCTTGTCTTTTTTCTGGTCTCCCTCGCCTTCTTGCGGGCGATCGCGAAAGCGGACCCCTTCATGTATCGCGTTTTCGTTCGCCATATTCGACTGAAACGCTACTATCCGGCAATTCCCCAGATCTGGTCCGGAGAAAAGAAAATCATTTACATCGCGCCATGGAGCGGCCAGTGA
- a CDS encoding TrbC/VirB2 family protein, which translates to MKKDFFLKQAFIFSVLAGSTTLFPSNARASTMAGGGMPWDYTLNAAIMELTGPIAQGIAIVTIVVMFLMMTMSEHGTGLKSFFRIGLGISGALEAGIIITRFFMGGSLV; encoded by the coding sequence ATGAAGAAAGACTTTTTCCTGAAACAGGCTTTTATTTTTTCCGTCCTGGCGGGATCGACAACCTTGTTTCCGTCCAATGCCCGTGCGTCAACCATGGCCGGTGGCGGTATGCCCTGGGACTACACGTTGAATGCCGCAATCATGGAGCTTACGGGTCCGATAGCCCAGGGGATCGCCATCGTAACGATCGTTGTCATGTTTTTAATGATGACGATGTCCGAGCATGGAACTGGACTGAAATCGTTCTTCCGGATCGGTCTCGGTATCTCCGGTGCTCTGGAAGCCGGAATCATCATCACCCGGTTCTTCATGGGCGGATCGCTGGTTTAA
- a CDS encoding putative quorum-sensing-regulated virulence factor translates to MSNILDEVFHVIDVETTGLDPQKDKIVEIAVTRIHNGESRVSYSQKINPGITVPPEASAVHHLTDRDLVHSPSIESVQEALLSLLSEGTLVAHNAPFDRSFLSFLGDRAWICSMRLAKHLWPSAPGYGNQVLRYYLGLLDIQGFSTPHRSTDDTLVTAEIFLRELDSCYAIDIRDVPSLISFCDSPVTIDVMPFGKHKGVPLKNLPSDYVSWVMKNVSDLDPDLRWSLENRLSR, encoded by the coding sequence GTGTCGAACATTCTTGATGAAGTTTTTCACGTCATTGATGTCGAAACGACTGGGCTTGATCCTCAAAAAGACAAGATTGTGGAAATTGCCGTTACCCGAATCCATAACGGGGAATCTCGCGTGAGTTATTCCCAGAAAATCAATCCGGGAATAACTGTCCCTCCGGAGGCGTCCGCCGTTCATCATCTTACGGACAGAGATCTGGTTCATTCTCCTTCTATCGAGAGCGTTCAGGAGGCTCTACTTTCTCTTCTGAGCGAGGGGACCCTCGTGGCTCACAACGCTCCTTTCGACAGGTCGTTTCTCTCTTTTCTTGGAGATCGCGCATGGATTTGCTCCATGCGTCTTGCGAAACATCTATGGCCCTCTGCTCCAGGATACGGGAATCAGGTTCTTCGATATTATCTCGGACTGCTTGACATCCAGGGGTTCTCAACTCCCCACCGGTCTACGGATGACACGCTTGTTACTGCCGAGATCTTCCTTCGGGAACTCGATTCCTGCTATGCCATTGATATTCGAGATGTTCCTTCGCTGATCTCCTTTTGCGATTCTCCTGTCACCATTGATGTTATGCCATTCGGTAAACATAAGGGTGTTCCACTGAAGAATCTGCCCTCCGATTATGTTTCCTGGGTGATGAAGAATGTTTCCGATCTCGATCCGGATCTTCGCTGGTCCCTCGAAAACCGCCTTTCTCGATGA
- a CDS encoding superinfection immunity protein codes for MSDNEVVAIYVAIGIVGFFFYFIPSIVAYFRKQKNVLSIFVMNFFLGWMVIGWVIALVWALREDQRNLNVSAPE; via the coding sequence ATGAGTGACAATGAAGTTGTTGCAATCTATGTTGCTATTGGTATTGTCGGATTCTTTTTTTATTTCATCCCGAGCATTGTTGCTTATTTCCGGAAGCAGAAGAATGTTCTTTCCATTTTTGTGATGAATTTCTTTCTCGGATGGATGGTTATCGGCTGGGTCATCGCTCTCGTTTGGGCGCTCAGGGAAGATCAAAGAAACTTGAATGTTTCTGCACCAGAGTAA
- a CDS encoding AlwI family type II restriction endonuclease: MNIWLLGNTTVRSPFRLRDGLIALSYSSILGNLRGRENDVSFRDLLGEKGIVRLGSDETVSVGRKWRSALGKLGFLYPKISTSLNIPQSSLGSADQITPSGKRLIAASTMPAIQECFLRAMLANMIPSPIEKNKSLSPFSPIPHTLSVLLLLERLSGSSSLSFEEMALVVQCSNGNEDAASVVKNVLSFREKRSKAFQKRLFDKKEFDVISSRLRYKSETLKDYADTNFRYLKATGLIHASGRGIAIVPEKKLLIDKILQNTKVPESPLAYLHRLCNGSDLPTDDMDTAILVLKDYQNQLLKQKILFDFTGKPVDTPADIGVLLHEAEQSLFATREKDYALAQESNWTEIQAYLDLIHTDSPKKKISSEKEISIPKVEFPAYFEWTVWRAFLAIDSLVNKPGEARRFRIDQDFLPVGPAPGNGPDILLEFQDFILVVEVTLTANSRQEAAEGETVRRHVASVEINTRYQNNKPVYGLFIAKTVDMNTVDTFRRGIWFEKEKEMRLNIVPVDLPLFNRLFYALSSFQGDKTILLLSLLKDALLKRDSLNTTGWKEHIDAIFNNKIDSALHPVK; this comes from the coding sequence ATGAATATCTGGCTTCTGGGTAATACGACTGTTCGAAGCCCGTTCCGGCTCAGGGATGGACTGATCGCCCTTTCGTATTCTTCTATCCTCGGAAATCTTCGCGGACGTGAAAATGATGTCTCCTTCAGAGACCTTCTGGGAGAAAAAGGTATTGTCAGGCTCGGCTCCGATGAAACTGTCAGCGTCGGTCGAAAATGGCGTTCCGCTCTTGGAAAGCTTGGTTTCCTCTATCCCAAGATCTCCACTTCGTTGAATATTCCCCAAAGTTCTCTTGGTTCGGCCGATCAGATCACCCCAAGCGGCAAGAGGCTCATTGCAGCGTCGACAATGCCAGCCATCCAGGAATGCTTTTTACGGGCCATGCTTGCGAACATGATTCCTTCGCCTATCGAAAAAAATAAATCCCTCTCTCCTTTCTCTCCTATCCCCCACACACTTTCAGTACTGCTTCTTCTTGAACGCTTGTCCGGATCCTCTTCCCTCTCCTTTGAGGAAATGGCATTAGTTGTCCAATGCTCCAACGGAAATGAAGACGCCGCATCCGTTGTGAAAAACGTTCTCTCCTTCCGGGAAAAAAGATCCAAAGCTTTTCAGAAACGCCTTTTCGACAAAAAGGAGTTTGATGTTATTTCCAGTAGACTCCGGTACAAATCCGAAACCTTAAAGGATTATGCGGACACCAACTTTCGCTACCTCAAGGCCACAGGGCTTATTCATGCTTCCGGAAGAGGAATCGCGATCGTTCCAGAGAAGAAACTCCTTATTGATAAAATCCTCCAGAACACAAAAGTTCCCGAATCCCCTCTGGCTTATCTTCACAGACTGTGTAACGGATCAGATCTTCCCACTGACGATATGGACACCGCTATCCTTGTTCTCAAGGACTATCAGAATCAGTTACTCAAACAGAAAATCTTATTCGATTTCACTGGAAAACCCGTCGATACCCCTGCCGATATTGGAGTTCTTCTCCACGAAGCGGAGCAATCTCTCTTTGCCACACGGGAGAAGGATTACGCTCTGGCACAGGAATCCAATTGGACCGAAATCCAAGCTTATCTAGACCTCATCCACACGGACAGTCCCAAGAAAAAGATCAGCAGCGAAAAAGAAATTTCCATTCCCAAAGTCGAATTTCCAGCTTATTTCGAGTGGACTGTCTGGAGAGCATTTCTTGCGATAGACAGTCTGGTTAATAAGCCCGGAGAAGCGAGACGATTTAGAATAGACCAGGATTTTCTTCCGGTTGGACCGGCCCCCGGTAATGGTCCTGATATCCTTCTGGAGTTTCAGGACTTTATTCTTGTTGTCGAAGTTACACTTACAGCCAATTCCCGTCAGGAAGCCGCCGAGGGTGAAACTGTACGGCGGCATGTCGCTTCAGTCGAGATCAATACCAGATATCAAAACAACAAGCCTGTCTACGGTCTCTTTATTGCCAAAACTGTTGATATGAATACCGTCGATACGTTCCGAAGAGGAATATGGTTCGAAAAGGAAAAAGAAATGCGTCTTAATATTGTTCCGGTCGATCTTCCCCTCTTTAACCGTCTCTTTTATGCACTCTCGTCATTCCAGGGCGATAAAACTATTCTTCTTCTCTCTCTACTGAAAGACGCTCTTTTGAAGAGAGATTCGCTCAACACCACAGGCTGGAAAGAGCACATCGATGCTATTTTTAACAACAAAATCGATTCCGCTCTCCATCCTGTCAAATAG
- the traF gene encoding conjugative transfer signal peptidase TraF encodes MESFVLSLKSLKIPFIALTIFIVLWFAGYRMNVSGSEPIGLYIVHSGTPLTLGSYVEACIPKKYLFESLRRGYLHGGGVCHGIDPVLKRIAGLPGDIVDVKDSGVFVNGRLIPGSRRLSLDSHGRPISMIPACRIVLRGYWLMATKKENSWDSRYWGEVMPGNILGIAEPVIVRE; translated from the coding sequence GTGGAATCTTTCGTCCTGTCGCTCAAATCTCTCAAAATACCGTTCATCGCTCTTACGATTTTCATCGTACTTTGGTTTGCCGGGTATCGAATGAATGTGTCCGGGTCCGAACCCATAGGTCTTTACATCGTTCATTCCGGAACGCCTTTGACTCTCGGGTCCTACGTGGAAGCGTGCATTCCGAAGAAATACCTTTTCGAGTCCCTCAGGCGCGGCTACCTTCATGGAGGTGGTGTGTGTCACGGAATCGATCCCGTTCTAAAGAGAATCGCCGGACTTCCAGGAGATATTGTCGACGTGAAAGATTCCGGGGTCTTCGTGAACGGTAGACTTATTCCAGGTTCACGTCGTCTTTCCCTGGACAGCCACGGAAGACCGATTTCGATGATCCCCGCCTGCAGGATCGTTCTTCGGGGGTACTGGCTCATGGCCACGAAAAAGGAGAATAGTTGGGACAGTCGATACTGGGGTGAGGTGATGCCTGGAAATATTCTTGGTATTGCCGAGCCTGTCATTGTAAGGGAATAG
- a CDS encoding DUF3085 domain-containing protein, which yields MSGKLIFKDMELLRKLVDHVKTSPDRSIGSDDLFDPKYHKGGVIKNDENGWPLQDNIDMDKVPPALFLVKDQGVYLMSSGIPNLKDPKANDENRSLVLYADGLNPEKNEFDDWWNKAIDIIGGDDCCISLEISFFEKALRNKADKVIIAVTPSQVSAGYTVPKKAVKAGAKIKP from the coding sequence ATGAGCGGAAAACTCATTTTTAAGGACATGGAGCTTTTAAGAAAACTCGTCGATCACGTCAAGACTTCTCCCGATCGAAGCATCGGTAGCGACGATCTTTTCGATCCGAAATATCATAAGGGCGGCGTCATTAAAAATGATGAAAACGGCTGGCCTCTACAGGACAATATCGACATGGACAAGGTTCCACCAGCCCTCTTCCTGGTCAAGGACCAAGGGGTGTATCTCATGTCTTCCGGAATCCCCAACCTGAAAGATCCTAAGGCCAATGACGAGAATCGTAGTCTTGTCCTGTATGCGGATGGACTCAATCCGGAAAAGAATGAATTTGATGATTGGTGGAACAAAGCCATAGACATCATCGGTGGAGATGACTGTTGCATCTCTCTTGAAATCAGCTTTTTTGAAAAAGCCCTCCGAAATAAGGCCGACAAGGTGATCATCGCTGTGACTCCGAGTCAAGTCTCCGCCGGATACACTGTGCCAAAGAAAGCGGTGAAGGCCGGAGCGAAAATCAAACCGTAA
- a CDS encoding DEAD/DEAH box helicase: MAETLAGYIRYIVFDETQELRRRQSDKYAAAKILASKTDYRLGLSGTPIYNYGAEFWNILDILSPGSLGSREEFVREWCTPSRDNRETEKLIDPKAFGAWIRREGLMLRRTKKDVGRELPPLSRIVESVPSDLEALDRIKGSAVELAKTILSLNPLARGEKFRAAEEFNMLMRQATGISKCPYVAQFVRLLVENGESVVLYGWHREVYGLWMEQLSDLNPVLYTGSESPKEKEKSKEAFVSGEAKILIISLRAGAGLDGLQHVTSTVVFGELDWSPGVHEQCIGRVFRDGQESPVMAYFLLADEGSDPVVADVLGIKKGQIEGVRDPAADPIEDLATDPGRIKRLAEEYLKTHGEKASMTA; the protein is encoded by the coding sequence ATGGCCGAGACCCTGGCCGGCTACATCCGGTATATAGTCTTCGACGAAACGCAGGAGCTTCGACGGAGACAGTCCGACAAGTACGCAGCGGCCAAGATCCTGGCGTCGAAAACCGACTATCGCCTTGGACTTTCCGGAACCCCGATCTACAACTACGGGGCGGAATTCTGGAACATCCTCGATATCCTGTCGCCAGGGTCCCTCGGGAGTCGGGAGGAATTCGTCCGGGAATGGTGTACGCCATCGAGGGACAATCGCGAGACCGAGAAGCTGATCGATCCGAAAGCCTTCGGGGCCTGGATCCGTAGGGAAGGTCTCATGCTCCGGAGAACAAAAAAGGACGTCGGGAGAGAATTACCGCCCCTCTCCCGGATCGTCGAATCTGTGCCGTCTGACCTGGAGGCTCTTGACCGGATCAAGGGATCCGCCGTGGAACTCGCGAAGACGATTCTGTCCTTGAACCCTCTCGCCCGGGGTGAGAAATTTCGGGCGGCCGAGGAATTCAACATGCTCATGCGCCAGGCGACGGGGATATCGAAGTGCCCCTATGTTGCACAGTTCGTCCGGCTCCTGGTCGAGAACGGGGAAAGTGTCGTTCTTTACGGCTGGCATCGGGAGGTCTACGGTCTTTGGATGGAGCAGCTTTCGGACCTGAACCCGGTACTCTATACCGGATCCGAGTCTCCGAAGGAGAAGGAAAAATCCAAGGAAGCCTTCGTTTCCGGAGAGGCGAAGATTCTGATCATCTCCCTCCGGGCCGGTGCCGGTCTCGACGGGCTTCAGCACGTCACTTCGACGGTCGTCTTCGGCGAACTCGACTGGAGCCCGGGCGTCCATGAGCAGTGCATCGGCCGGGTCTTCCGGGATGGTCAGGAGTCTCCGGTCATGGCCTATTTTCTCCTGGCGGACGAAGGGTCGGACCCTGTCGTGGCGGACGTACTCGGAATCAAGAAAGGACAGATCGAGGGAGTCCGGGATCCGGCCGCCGATCCGATCGAGGACTTGGCCACCGATCCGGGCCGGATCAAGAGGCTGGCGGAAGAGTATTTAAAAACCCATGGGGAAAAGGCGTCAATGACGGCGTGA
- the trbB gene encoding P-type conjugative transfer ATPase TrbB codes for MSFDQNKNQDEILRRWTEKYRSELGPLLPFVDDPDVAEIWLNPNMNVWVTYLDGKGKVKTDIQIPPSQSNLLLRSIASRLGKTITEENPILSGVLPDGSRFQGEIPPIVDRPSFNIRKKAVRIFTLDEYVESGILSPDQRRVISEAIKNRKNILVVGGAGSGKTTLTNAILQELATLDPKTRVVMIEDIPELQCPVEDHVNFYVAHTERTDVSMDVLLRTTLRKTPDRIVVGEVRGKEAHVLLKAWSTGHPGGACTVHADDAREGVQKIYDYANEAIVGQINPKSVSRTVNLAVFISKTPTSPGRRVEEIVVIDGFRDGEFIVTPIETKGDS; via the coding sequence ATGTCCTTTGACCAAAATAAAAATCAGGATGAAATCTTACGGCGATGGACAGAAAAGTATCGATCGGAACTTGGACCTCTCTTGCCTTTTGTGGACGACCCGGATGTTGCCGAAATCTGGCTGAATCCCAATATGAATGTCTGGGTTACCTACCTCGACGGAAAAGGAAAGGTCAAGACGGACATCCAGATCCCTCCCTCGCAAAGCAATCTGCTCCTGAGGTCGATCGCTTCCCGTCTTGGTAAAACCATCACGGAAGAAAATCCGATCCTGTCCGGAGTCCTTCCGGACGGTAGTCGGTTTCAGGGAGAAATTCCGCCGATTGTCGATCGACCTTCCTTCAACATTCGCAAAAAAGCCGTGCGCATCTTCACCCTTGACGAATATGTCGAGTCAGGAATTCTTTCTCCAGATCAGCGCAGAGTTATTTCGGAAGCGATCAAAAATCGAAAGAACATCCTTGTCGTCGGAGGAGCCGGTTCGGGGAAAACCACGTTGACCAATGCCATCCTCCAGGAACTGGCAACTCTCGATCCAAAGACCCGTGTCGTGATGATCGAAGACATCCCGGAACTTCAGTGCCCCGTCGAAGACCATGTGAATTTCTATGTGGCCCATACAGAACGAACGGATGTTTCGATGGATGTGTTGCTCCGGACCACTCTTCGAAAGACGCCAGACCGGATTGTTGTCGGGGAAGTTCGAGGAAAAGAAGCGCATGTGCTCCTGAAGGCGTGGTCAACGGGACACCCTGGTGGAGCCTGTACCGTTCATGCCGACGATGCCAGGGAAGGTGTCCAGAAGATCTATGACTATGCGAACGAGGCGATTGTCGGACAAATCAACCCGAAGTCCGTTTCCAGAACAGTAAACTTGGCTGTCTTCATTTCGAAGACACCAACTTCGCCCGGGAGACGCGTCGAGGAGATTGTTGTCATCGACGGTTTTCGTGACGGAGAATTTATCGTCACTCCCATTGAAACAAAAGGAGATTCCTGA
- a CDS encoding Dam family site-specific DNA-(adenine-N6)-methyltransferase: MITLSEEVSRVAPRPLLKWAGGKTQLLSDILSRMPSTYGRYIEPFIGGGALFFSVAPKDGIISDSNPELINLYRSVASCPGEVIQHLRSFRNTEDMFYAVRALDWTTLSPSEAAARTIYLNKTCFNGLYRVNRFGSFNVPFGRYANPKILDENTILAASDLLKRNTILCGDYKDVLRKYARPGDFIFLDPPYIPVSAYSDFKRYTKEQFRESDHLLLAGEVHRLHDLGCHVILTNSNHALVHEHYCRFAVEILQTKRHISKNGRGRTGEDVIVTVSPKKKFNMEVLTEPLPAQVHRYPSTRYMGSKHKLLEKIWSIASQFDFDSCLDLFSGSGIVGYMFKAHGKSVYSNDYMAMSATFSRALIENSEHILSLDEAISLLERRNPVDHFVERTFQGLYFSDEDNRLIDVLRANILAIENPFKRSLATAALIRACMKKRPRGIFTYIGHRYDDGRRDLQLSFRDQFLEAVTCMNGAVFDNGKKNLSRHGDAMTLANFQSGLVYIDPPYYSPLSDNEYVRRYHFVEGLARNWEGVEIQKHTITKKFKSYPTPFSSRTGAANAFDTLFSHFRDSVLIVSYSSNSKPTLDEMVAILSRHKRNVDIIPVDYKYSFGNQGKNVGDNKNTVQEYLFVGF; this comes from the coding sequence TTGATTACTCTCTCGGAGGAAGTCTCACGGGTTGCTCCCAGACCACTCCTGAAATGGGCTGGAGGAAAAACACAGCTTCTGTCCGATATTCTTTCTCGTATGCCATCTACATATGGCCGTTATATCGAGCCTTTCATTGGCGGTGGAGCACTTTTTTTCTCTGTCGCTCCGAAGGATGGCATTATCTCCGACAGCAATCCTGAACTCATCAATCTCTATCGTTCTGTCGCTTCCTGTCCAGGTGAAGTCATTCAGCATCTCCGTTCTTTCCGGAATACCGAAGACATGTTTTATGCTGTCCGGGCACTCGACTGGACAACCCTTTCACCCTCCGAAGCCGCCGCCAGGACGATTTACCTCAATAAAACCTGTTTTAACGGACTCTATCGAGTCAATCGCTTCGGTAGCTTCAATGTTCCTTTTGGACGATATGCTAATCCCAAAATCCTGGACGAAAATACCATTCTAGCCGCATCAGATCTCTTGAAAAGAAACACGATCCTTTGCGGGGACTACAAGGATGTTCTGCGGAAATATGCTCGCCCTGGCGACTTCATCTTTCTTGATCCTCCATACATCCCTGTTTCCGCTTACTCCGATTTCAAGCGTTACACCAAGGAACAATTCAGAGAATCCGACCATCTTCTTCTTGCCGGGGAAGTTCACCGACTCCATGACCTCGGGTGCCATGTGATCCTGACAAATTCGAACCATGCCCTCGTTCATGAACATTATTGCCGGTTTGCGGTCGAGATTCTTCAGACAAAACGTCATATTTCCAAAAATGGAAGAGGGCGAACGGGCGAAGATGTCATCGTGACCGTTTCCCCTAAAAAGAAATTCAACATGGAAGTCCTGACCGAACCGCTCCCCGCTCAAGTCCATCGTTATCCCTCTACCCGCTATATGGGGTCCAAACATAAACTTCTGGAAAAAATCTGGTCCATTGCTTCCCAGTTCGACTTTGATTCCTGCCTGGATCTGTTCTCCGGATCCGGCATTGTCGGATATATGTTCAAGGCTCACGGGAAATCCGTTTACAGCAATGATTACATGGCCATGTCCGCTACCTTTTCCAGAGCCTTGATTGAGAACAGCGAACACATACTTTCCCTCGACGAGGCTATTTCTCTTCTTGAACGTCGCAATCCCGTCGATCATTTCGTCGAACGAACATTTCAGGGACTTTACTTTTCAGACGAGGATAATCGCCTTATCGATGTGCTTCGCGCCAATATCCTGGCCATCGAAAATCCGTTCAAACGATCTCTTGCAACAGCCGCCCTGATTCGGGCCTGCATGAAAAAAAGACCAAGAGGCATCTTTACCTATATTGGACACCGTTATGACGATGGCCGACGCGATCTCCAGTTGTCCTTCAGAGATCAGTTTCTAGAAGCGGTTACCTGCATGAACGGAGCTGTTTTCGACAACGGGAAAAAGAACCTTTCAAGACATGGTGACGCAATGACGCTCGCCAATTTCCAATCAGGACTCGTCTATATAGATCCGCCTTACTATTCCCCCCTGTCTGACAACGAATATGTTCGCCGCTACCACTTTGTCGAAGGATTGGCCAGGAATTGGGAAGGCGTCGAAATCCAGAAACATACGATTACCAAAAAATTCAAATCTTATCCGACGCCGTTTTCTTCCCGAACCGGTGCCGCCAATGCCTTTGATACACTGTTCAGCCATTTTCGTGACAGCGTTCTGATTGTGTCCTACTCTTCAAACAGCAAGCCCACCCTGGACGAGATGGTGGCTATCCTGTCCAGGCATAAAAGAAATGTCGATATCATCCCTGTCGACTATAAGTATTCCTTCGGCAACCAGGGAAAAAACGTTGGTGACAACAAAAATACAGTTCAGGAGTATCTTTTTGTCGGCTTTTAA